From Rissa tridactyla isolate bRisTri1 chromosome 7, bRisTri1.patW.cur.20221130, whole genome shotgun sequence, a single genomic window includes:
- the WSB1 gene encoding WD repeat and SOCS box-containing protein 1, which produces MASFPLSVNEKLIARSRTVGELLAPTSPFDKKCGRENWTVAFAPDGSYFAWSQGHRIVKLVPWSQCLNNFLLHGTKNVANSISPRLPRQNSDSGQKNKPCEHIIDCGDIVWSLAFGSSVPEKQSRCVNIEWHRFKFGQDQLLLATGLNNGRIKIWDVYTGKLLLNLMDHTEVVRDLTFAPDGSLILVSASRDKTLRVWDLKDDGNMMKVLRGHQNWVYGCAFSPDSSILCSVGASKAVFLWDMDKYSMIRKLEGHHNDVVACEFSPDGALLATASYDTRVYVWDPHLGVILMEFGHLFPPPTPIFAGGANDRWVRSVSFSHDGLHIASLADDKMVRFWRIDEEYPVQVAPLNNGLCCTFSTDGSVLAAGTQDGSVYFWATPRQVSSLQHLCRMAIRRVMPTSQVKSLPVPSKVVEFLCYQI; this is translated from the exons ATGGCCAGCTTTCCCCTGAGTGTCAACGAGAAGCTCATCG CACGATCGCGCACTGTAGGAGAACTCTTAGCCCCAACTTCTCCCTTTGACAAGAAGTGTGGGCGTGAAAACTGGACTGTTGCCTTCGCTCCCGATGGGTCTTACTTTGCTTGGTCACAAGGACATCGCATAGTGAAGCTGGTCCCCTGGTCTCAGTGCCTTAATAACTT ctTGTTGCATGGCACAAAGAATGTTGCAAACTCTATCAGTCCAAGACTTCCAAGGCAGAATAGTGATAGTGGTCAGAAAAATAAGCCTTGTGAACATATCATAGACTGCGGCGATATCGTCTGGAGCCTTGCTTTTGGGTCGTCAGTGCCTGAGAAGCAGAGCCGCTGTGTCAATATAGAATGGCACCGTTTCAAATTTGGGCAAGACCAGCTTCTACTTGCAACAGGCTTGAACAATGGGCGCATCAAGATCTGGGATGTATATACAG GAAAACTCCTCCTTAACCTGATGGACCATACTGAAGTTGTTAGAGATTTAACCTTTGCCCCAGATGGCAGCCTGATTTTAGTGTCTGCGTCCAGAGACAAAACACTGAGAGTGTGGGACCTGAAAGATGATG GAAATATGATGAAAGTGTTGAGAGGACATCAGAACTGGGTATATGGTTGTGCATTCTCTCCAGACTCTTCTATTCTCTGTTCAGTTGGAGCTAGTAAAGCA GTTTTTCTGTGGGATATGGATAAATACTCCATGATACGGAAACTTGAAGGACATCACAATGATGTTGTAGCTTGTGAGTTTTCTCCTGATGGAGCTTTACTGGCTACTGCATCTTATGATACTCGAGTCTATGTCTGGGATCCACATCTTGGAGTTATTCTTATGGAATTTGG GCATCTGTTTCCCCCTCCTACTCCAATATTTGCTGGAGGTGCAAATGACCGATGGGTCAGATCAGTATCTTTTAGTCACGATGGACTACATATTGCAAGCCTTGCTGATGATAA AATGGTAAGATTCTGGAGAATTGATGAAGAATACCCTGTACAAGTTGCACCTCTGAACAATGGGCTCTGCTGTACTTTTTCTACTGATGGCAGTGTTCTAGCTGCAGG gacgCAGGATGGCAGTGTGTACTTCTGGGCAACTCCACGACAAGTTTCCAGTCTCCAGCACCTATGTCGCATGGCAATTCGACGAGTGATGCCCACTAGCCAAGTCAAGAGCTTGCCTGTCCCATCAAAAGTGGTGGAGTTCCTTTGTTACcagatttga